Genomic window (Rossellomorea aquimaris):
GCGTTTTCCGTAACGGCTCTCAGCCCGTCTGGACCCATCGTTCTAATGTACGTATAGGCACGAACGTTTATTCCAAAGTTCCCATAGTAAGGTTTTACACGGCCAATGGAATCAGGACGGTTGTTATCAAATTCGAACTTATCGCCATTTTTCACCAGGACCGGTTTTGGAAGGTATTTAATCAAGTCCTCCTTCACTCCGACAGGACCGCTCCCCGGACCACCGCCTCCGTGAGGGCCCGTAAATGTCTTATGAAGATTTAAATGCACGACATCAAATCCCATGTCCCCCGGTCTGGCTTTGGATAATACGGCATTTAAATTGGCACCATCATAATACAGCTTACCGCCTGCATCATGAATGATTGCAGCCATTTCCAGAATGTTTTCTTCAAATAACCCAAGAGTGTTCGGGTTGGTCAGCATCAGGGCTGCTGTATCATCTCCTACTACACGCTTCAGATCTTCCAAATCAACTAATCCATTCTCGTTCGATTTTACCGTTACCGTTTCAAAACCTGCTACTGTCGCACTGGCAGGATTTGTTCCATGAGCAGAATCCGGTACGATGACCTTCGTACGGTGAGTATCGCCATTTGCTTCATGGTAAGCACGGATCATCATAAGACCAGTCCACTCTCCATGAGCACCGGCAGCAGGTTGAAGGGTCACTTCATCCATGCCCGTGATCTCTTTCAAATGCTCCTGAAGATCATACATCAGTTCAAGGGCACCTTGAACGCTTTCCGCTTCTTGAAGAGGATTGATATGAGCGAATCCATTCAAGCGTGCCACGTTTTCATTCACCTTCGGATTGTACTTCATCGTACAAGATCCCAATGGATAGAAACCGGAATCCACACCATGATTTCGTTTTGATAACGCGGTATAATGGCGCATAATATCCAGTTCAGATACTTCTGGAAGCTCCGGATCTTCCGAACGGATATAATCCGAAGGAATGAGATCCGATATTTCCACCTGTGGTACATCCATTTCAGGTAAGCTATAGCCGACACGGCCTTCTTTAGATAATTCAAAGATAAGAGGTTGATCTTGCTTATTCATGACAATCCCCCAATTCTGCTACGAATGCGTCGATTTCTTCTTTGCTGCGAAGTTCAGTAACGGCGATCAGCATGTGTTGTGCCAAGCTGTCATCCACTAATCCTAAATCATATCCACCAATCATTTCTTTACTCAGAAGCTTTTGATTGATTTCTTTAACAGGCATATTTACCTTTACAACAAACTCATTGAATGATGGTCCTTCAAATGCAATGGAGAATCCTTTTGCTTTAAAGGCTTCTTTTGCATAATGTGCTTTTTGAATATTTTGAAGTGCCATCTCTTTGACGCCCTGTTTTCCTAGTGCCGTCATAGCGACAGATGCAGCGAGTGCATTTAATGCCTGGTTTGAACAAATATTCGACGTGGCTTTATCTCGACGGATATGTTGCTCACGTGCTTGAAGAGTCAGAACAAATCCTCTGATTCCATCTTCATCAACTGTTTCACCAACAAGACGGCCTGGAACTTTACGCATAAGCTTTTTGTTAACGGCAAAGTATCCACAGTGCGGTCCACCGAATGCACTTGGAATACCAAATGGCTGTGCATCACCAATGACGATATCGGCTCCTAATTGTCCAGGAGGAGTAAGTGCCCCTAAAGCAAGCGGGTTTGAAGAAACCACGAACATCGCTTTTTCAGCATGAGTCACTTCTTCGATGGCTTTTAGTTCTTCCACCCGGCCGAAGAAGTTAGGATATTGAACGATTACCGCTGCAATTTCATTACTCATTAATTTCTTAAGTTCTTCCACATCCGTAACACCGTTACTGTGCGGAATTTCCACCACTTCTATATACTGACCTTTTGCATAAGATCGTAAAACATCACGTGATTCGGGATGCACGGTACTTGAAACCAGGACCTTTTTCCGACGGGTCTGCCCTGCACTCAGCATAGCTGCTTCTGCGAGAGCCGTTCCTCCATCGTACATGGAAGAATTGGCTACATCCATGCCGGTCAGCTCACAAATCATCGTTTGGAATTCAAAAATGGCTTGAAGTTCTCCTTGCGAG
Coding sequences:
- the gcvPB gene encoding aminomethyl-transferring glycine dehydrogenase subunit GcvPB: MNKQDQPLIFELSKEGRVGYSLPEMDVPQVEISDLIPSDYIRSEDPELPEVSELDIMRHYTALSKRNHGVDSGFYPLGSCTMKYNPKVNENVARLNGFAHINPLQEAESVQGALELMYDLQEHLKEITGMDEVTLQPAAGAHGEWTGLMMIRAYHEANGDTHRTKVIVPDSAHGTNPASATVAGFETVTVKSNENGLVDLEDLKRVVGDDTAALMLTNPNTLGLFEENILEMAAIIHDAGGKLYYDGANLNAVLSKARPGDMGFDVVHLNLHKTFTGPHGGGGPGSGPVGVKEDLIKYLPKPVLVKNGDKFEFDNNRPDSIGRVKPYYGNFGINVRAYTYIRTMGPDGLRAVTENAVLNANYMMRRLAPHFDLPYDRHCKHEFVISGKRQKKLGVRTLDIAKRLLDFGYHPPTIYFPLNVEECMMIEPTETESKETLDSFIDAMIQIAKEAEETPEIVQEAPHTTIVKRMDETLAARKPVLRYTKES
- the gcvPA gene encoding aminomethyl-transferring glycine dehydrogenase subunit GcvPA, with the translated sequence MKHRYLPMTEQDQREMLDSIGVDSVNDLFEDIPEKVRFKGDYKIKEAKSETELVKELTKMAAKNADLKSHSSFLGAGVYDHYMPIIVDHVLSRSEFYTAYTPYQPEISQGELQAIFEFQTMICELTGMDVANSSMYDGGTALAEAAMLSAGQTRRKKVLVSSTVHPESRDVLRSYAKGQYIEVVEIPHSNGVTDVEELKKLMSNEIAAVIVQYPNFFGRVEELKAIEEVTHAEKAMFVVSSNPLALGALTPPGQLGADIVIGDAQPFGIPSAFGGPHCGYFAVNKKLMRKVPGRLVGETVDEDGIRGFVLTLQAREQHIRRDKATSNICSNQALNALAASVAMTALGKQGVKEMALQNIQKAHYAKEAFKAKGFSIAFEGPSFNEFVVKVNMPVKEINQKLLSKEMIGGYDLGLVDDSLAQHMLIAVTELRSKEEIDAFVAELGDCHE